A DNA window from Equus quagga isolate Etosha38 unplaced genomic scaffold, UCLA_HA_Equagga_1.0 251_RagTag, whole genome shotgun sequence contains the following coding sequences:
- the LOC124233811 gene encoding LOW QUALITY PROTEIN: protein CDV3 homolog (The sequence of the model RefSeq protein was modified relative to this genomic sequence to represent the inferred CDS: deleted 1 base in 1 codon), translating into MDKVAHLADAGYKLLSKSTVAGASGLRDPLSLRLQGGRDPAPRGRRRPPQRARPLQTAPLPAPPPASTPSSEPRGPCPPPAPPRRPEEAAAVAETEERSLDDFFTKRDKKKERSSPAAPGEQRSREARRAAGAVGCGASTKAVTKEEDEWKEFEQKEVDYSRLRVQAMPICEKEEEDNEKREGPGDKWEGGGGGGVEKSSGPCNKTAPGQAPLAPGTVTETPEPATTSDVYRHPGARLTTTREKTQGPPEIDSDTQFPSLQPTAKHVGSWKDKEMEKSSEVVRHGMRRRDELSKSQALKLQLDNRCAVLEGQRSGRAQSS; encoded by the exons ATGGATAAAGTTGCACACTTGGCAGATGCAGGGTATAAGCTCCTGTCAAAA AGCACTGTCGCCGGAGCCTCTGGCCTGCGCGATCCTCTGTCCCTCCGGCTGCAGGGCGGGCGGGATCCTGCCccgcgggggcggcggcggccgccgCAGCGCGCGAGGCCCCTGCAAACCGCACCACtgcccgccccgccgcccgcctCCACCCCAAGCTCCGAGCCCCGGGGGCCGTGCCCGCCGCCCGCCCCACCCAGGCGGCCCGAGGAGGCTGCAGCCGTGGCCGAGACGGAGGAGCGGAGCCTGGACGATTTCTTCACCAAAAGGGACAAAAAGAAGGAGCGGAGCAGCCCGGCGGCGCCGGGGGAGCAGCGGAGCCGCGAGGCGCGGCGGGCGGCGGGAGCTGTGGGCTGCGGGGCCTCCACCAAGGCCGTAACGAAGGAGGAAGATGAGTGGAAAGAATTTGAGCAAAAAGAAGTTGATTACAGCCGCCTGAGAGTTCAGGCAATGCCAATAtgtgaaaaggaagaagaggataatgaaaagagagaaggcccagGTGATAagtgggaaggaggtggaggtggtggtgtaGAAAAATCTTCAGGTCCCTGCAATAAAACAGCTCCAGGGCAAGCACCTCTTGCTCCAGGAACTGTTACAGAAACCCCCGAACCGGCAACAACTAGTGATGTGTATAGGCATCCCGGGGCGAGATTAACCACaacaagggaaaaaacacaagGACCACCAGAAATAGACAGCGACACACAGTTCCCATCCCTGCAACCCACTGCCAAGCATGTGGGGAGCTGGAAggataaagagatggagaagagctCTGAA GTAGTCAGACACGGAATGAGACGTAGGGATGAGCTTTCAAAAAGCCAGGCCCTTAAACTGCAGCTAGACAACCGATGTGCTGTGCTGGAAGGTCAGAGAAGCGGCCGCGCACAGTCCAGTTAA
- the LOC124233817 gene encoding DNA replication licensing factor MCM6, translating to MDLAAAAEPGAGSQHLEVRDEVAEKCQKLFLDFLEEFQNSDGEIKYLQLAEELIRPERNTLVVSFVDLEQFNQQLSTTIQEEFYRVYPYLCRALKTFVKDRKEIPLAKDFYVAFQDLPTRHKIRELTSSRIGLLTRISGQVVRTHPVHPELVSGTFLCLDCQTVIKDVEQQFKYTQPNICRNPVCANRRRFLLDTNKSRFVDFQKVRIQETQAELPRGSIPRSLEVILRAEAVESAQAGDKCDFTGTLIVVPDVSKLSTPGARAETNSRVSGVDGYETEGIRGLRALGVRDLSYRLVFLACFVAPTNPRFGGKELRDEEQTAESIKNQMTVKEWEKVFEMSQDKNLYHNLCTSLFPTIHGNDEVKRGVLLMLFGGVPKTTGEGTSLRGDINVCIVGDPSTAKSQFLKHVEEFSPRAVYTSGKASSAAGLTAAVVRDEESHEFVIEAGALMLADNGVCCIDEFDKMDVRDQVAIHEAMEQQTISITKAGVKATLNARTSILAAANPISGHYDRSKSLKQNINLSAPIMSRFDLFFILVDECNEVTDYAIARRIVDLHSRIEDSIDRVYSLDDIRRYLLFARQFKPKISKESEDFIVEQYKRLRQRDGSGVTKSSWRITVRQLESMIRLSEAMARMHCCDEVQPKHVKEAFRLLNKSIIRVETPDVNLDQEEEAQMEVDEGPDGINGHADSPAPVNGINGHGEDINQDSIPKASLRLSFSEYCRISNLIVLHLRKVEEEEDESALKRSELVNWYLKEIESEIDSEEELINKKRIIEKVIHRLTHYDHVLIELTQAGLKGSTEGSESYEEDPYLVVNPNYLLED from the exons GTTCCAGAACAGTGATGGCGAAATTAAGTACCTGCAGTTAGCAGAGGAGCTAATTCGTCCCGAGAGAAACACATTGGTTGTGAGTTTTGTGGACCTGGAACAATTTAACCAGCAACTTTCCACCACCATTCAAGAGGAGTTCTACAG agTTTACCCTTACCTATGTCGGGCCTTGAAAACTTTCGTCAAAGATCGTAAAGAGATCCCTCTTGCTAAGGATTTTTATGTTGCGTTCCAAGACCTACCTACCAGACACAA AATTCGAGAACTCACCTCATCCAGAATTGGTTTGCTCACTCGCATCAGTGGGCAAGTGGTGCGGACTCACCCAGTTCACCCGGAGCTCGTGAGTGGAACTTTCCTGTGCCTGGACTGTCAGACGGTGATCAAGGATGTAGAACAGCAGTTCAAATACACACAGCCGAACATCTGCCGAAATCCGGTTTGTGCCAACAGAAGGCGATTCCTCCTGGATACAAATAAATCGAGATTTGTTGATTTTCAAAAG GTTCGAATTCAGGAGACTCAAGCTGAGCTTCCTCGAGGGAGTATCCCCCGCAGTTTAGAAGTGATCTTGAGGGCTGAGGCTGTGGAGTCAGCTCAAGCTGGTGACAAGTGTGACTTTACAGGGACACTGATTGTTGTACCTGATGTCTCTAAGCTTAGCACACCAG GAGCACGTGCAGAAACTAATTCCCGTGTCAGTGGTGTTGATGGATATGAGACAGAAGGCATTCGAGGACTCCGGGCCCTTGGTGTCAGGGACCTCTCATACAGGCTGGTCTTTCTGGCCTGCTTTGTTGCACCAACCAACCCAAGG TTTGGAGGGAAAGAGCTCCGAGATGAGGAACAGACAGCTGAGAGCATTAAGAATCAAATGACTGTGAAGGAGTGGGAGAAAGTGTTTGAAATGAGTCAAGATAAAAATCTGTACCACAATCTTTGTACCAGCCTGTTCCCTACTATACATG GCAATGATGAAGTAAAACGGGGTGTCCTTCTGATGCTCTTTGGTGGTGTTCCAAAGACAACAGGGGAAGGGACCTCTCTTCGAGGGGACATAAATGTTTGCATTGTTGGTGACCCAAGTACAGCTAAGAGCCAGTTTCTCAA GCACGTGGAGGAATTCAGTCCCAGAGCTGTCTACACCAGTGGGAAAGCATCCAGTGCTGCTGGCCTAACAGCAGCTGTTGTGAGAGATGAAGAATCTCATGAGTTTGTCATTGAGGCTGGAGCTTTGATGCTGGCCGATAAC GGTGTGTGTTGTATTGATGAATTTGATAAGATGGATGTGCGGGATCAAGTTGCTATTCATGAAGCTATGGAACAGCAGACCATCTCCATTACGAAAGCAGGAGTGAAG GCTACTCTGAATGCCAGGACGTCCATTTTGGCAGCAGCAAACCCAATCAGTGGACATTATGACAGATCAAAATCATTGAAACAGAATATAAATTTGTCAGCTCCCATCATGTCCCGATTTGATCTCTTCTTTATACTTGTGGATGAATGTAATGAG GTTACAGATTATGCTATTGCCAGACGTATAGTAGACCTGCATTCAAGAATTGAGGATTCGATTGATCGTGTCTACTCCCTTGATGATATCAGGAGGTATCTTCTTTTTGCAAGACAGTTTAAACCCAAG ATTTCTAAAGAGTCAGAGGACTTCATCGTGGAACAGTATAAACGTCTCCGTCAGAGGGATGGTTCTGGAGTAACCAAGTCTTCATGGAGGATTACAGTGCGACAGCTCGAGAGCATGATCCGCCTCTCTGAAGCAATGGCTCGGATGCACTGCTGTGATGAG GTCCAGCCTAAACACGTGAAGGAAGCTTTCAGGTTACTGAACAAATCAATCATTCGTGTAGAAACACCTGATGTCAATCTGGACCAAGAAGAAGAGGCCCAGATGGAGGTAGATGAGGGCCCAGATGGCATCAATG GTCACGCTGACAGCCCTGCTCCTGTGAATGGAATCAACGGCCATGGTGAAGACATAAACCAAGATTCTATTCCGAAGGCCTCCTTAAGGCTGAGCTTCTCTGAATACTGCCGAATCTCTAACCTTATTGTGCTTCACCTCAGAAAGGTGGAAGAAG AAGAGGATGAGTCGGCATTAAAGAGGAGTGAGCTTGTTAACTGGTACTTGAAGGAAATCGAATCAGAAATAGATTCTGAAGAGGAacttataaataaaaagagaatcatAGAGAAAGTCATTCATCGACTCACCCACTAC GATCATGTTCTAATTGAGCTCACACAAGCTGGATTGAAAGGCTCGACAGAAGGAAGTGAGAGCTATGAAGAAGATCCCTACCTGGTGGTTAACCCTAACTACCTGCTTGAAGATTGA